The proteins below are encoded in one region of Pseudomonas putida NBRC 14164:
- a CDS encoding PepSY-associated TM helix domain-containing protein: MKSPTIRRWSVIHTWSSLVCTLFLLLLALTGLPLIFHHELEHLLGDAPELREMPAGTPHLDLQQLVLKAEQHRPGEVVQYFGYEEDEPNGVVAITAATAGTDPNLSHTFMLDARTGEAVAMPAANGGFMMIMLRLHVDMFAGLPGKLLLAFMGVLFIVAIVSGTVLYAPFMRRLAFGTVRHEKSRRLRWLDLHNLIGAVTLAWALTVGVTGVISALSDLVIAAWRNDSLAAMVAPYRDATPLVDRAPATRLLEIAEQAAPGMRPDFIAFPGTRFSSEHHYAVFMNGATHLSSHLFTPVLIDARTLAVTAVGDRPWYMDAMGLSQPLHFGDYGGRPMQILWALLDVLTIIVLGSGLYLWWGKQRKPREVRA; encoded by the coding sequence ATGAAAAGCCCAACCATCCGCCGCTGGTCCGTGATCCATACCTGGAGCAGCCTGGTCTGTACCCTGTTCCTGTTGCTGCTGGCACTCACCGGCCTGCCGCTGATCTTCCACCACGAACTCGAACACCTGCTCGGCGACGCCCCCGAACTGCGTGAAATGCCAGCTGGCACCCCGCACCTCGACCTGCAGCAGCTTGTACTGAAAGCCGAACAACACCGCCCCGGCGAGGTGGTGCAGTACTTCGGCTATGAGGAGGACGAACCCAACGGCGTGGTGGCCATCACCGCCGCTACCGCTGGCACCGACCCCAACCTGTCGCACACCTTCATGCTCGACGCCCGCACCGGCGAAGCAGTGGCCATGCCGGCTGCCAATGGCGGCTTCATGATGATCATGCTGCGCCTGCACGTGGACATGTTCGCCGGCCTGCCCGGCAAGCTGCTGCTGGCCTTCATGGGCGTGCTGTTCATCGTCGCGATTGTCTCCGGCACCGTGCTCTATGCGCCGTTCATGCGCCGTCTCGCCTTCGGCACCGTGCGCCACGAAAAGTCCCGCCGCCTACGCTGGCTCGACCTGCACAACCTGATCGGCGCAGTTACCCTGGCCTGGGCGCTGACCGTGGGCGTAACGGGCGTGATCAGTGCCCTGTCCGACCTGGTCATCGCGGCCTGGCGCAACGACAGCCTGGCAGCGATGGTTGCCCCCTACCGCGACGCGACGCCGCTCGTCGATCGCGCCCCAGCCACTCGCCTGCTGGAAATTGCCGAACAGGCCGCCCCCGGCATGCGCCCGGACTTCATCGCTTTTCCAGGCACGCGGTTCTCCAGCGAGCACCACTATGCGGTATTCATGAACGGTGCCACACACCTGAGTTCTCACCTGTTCACGCCGGTATTGATCGATGCTCGCACCCTTGCTGTGACTGCCGTAGGCGACCGTCCCTGGTACATGGATGCCATGGGCCTGTCGCAGCCGTTGCATTTTGGCGATTACGGCGGGCGACCGATGCAAATCCTCTGGGCTTTGCTGGACGTGCTGACAATCATCGTGCTCGGCAGCGGCCTCTACCTGTGGTGGGGCAAGCAGCGCAAACCCAGGGAGGTGCGCGCATGA